Part of the uncultured Desulfobacter sp. genome, ACGGCCATCAAGGGCGGGCTTGCATCCGATGAACAGATTAAGCAGGCCGTGAAAAACATGTCCACCCTGAACAAATACGCGGCGAATATCGCAAAGGATTTCGAGGTGCATGCCTGTACCGATGTCACAGGCTTTGGGCTTGGCGGTCATCTGATTGAATCTGCCAAAGGGGCGGGGGTGATCATTGAAATTTGTACGGAAAAAGTCGGTGTGCTCGACGGGGTGATGGAATTTGGCGCCATGGGCCTGTTTCCGGCAGGCGCCCATAAAAACAAACGTTTTTTTGAGCCCCGGACCCGTGTGGCCGACGGTACGGACCCAGTGAAAAGTGATTTGATGTTCGACCCCCAGACCTCCGGTGGGCTTTTGCTTTTCATGCCCGTAGAACAGGCTGCGCAATGTGTAGAAATTATGAGAAAAAACGGTATTCCGGCCGGTTTGATCGGACGGGTAAAAGGGCCGTATACCAACGGATTCCTTGATATTAAGTAAAACTTTTTTTCACGTTGACTTCATCCGGATCATATGATATTTGCTCTCAAGATATTTAAAGATCTGGGTGCCGGATGACCGGCAACCAAGCTGCCGGTGAAAGGTTGATTAAGAATGGCAGAGAAAGATAAAGGAAGCACCTTTCGTGAGCTGGGATATTTTGCAAGTCTAGGCATATCCGTGGCTCTGGCAATTGTCATCGGATTGGCACTGGGATACTGGCTCGATACGGTTTTTGGTACAAAACCCATCCTTTTGTTGGTGGGGCTTGCATTCGGCATAGCGGCCGGATTCAGCAACATCATCAGGGCCGGGAAAAAAGCGGAAAAATATTGATGGAAGAACTTGAGAAAATAGTAAACTTTATCACACGGACCAACTGGATTGTGTTTTTGGTGTCAAGCCTCGGGGCGCTGCTCCTGGCCTCCCCGAAAATGCACCTCGGGGTTTTTCTGGGTGGTTTGATCGTGACGGTTAATTTCCATGTTCTTAAAAATACAGTGACTAAAAATATCAACCAGAAGCGGGTGCTTGAGAAGGGAAAATCCCTGATCGGTGCGCTTTTGGTAAAATATTATCTGCGTTTTGCATTGACGGCAGTGATTATTTTTATGCTGATCGCTAACCGCATCGTACATCCGGCAGGGCTTTTGATAGGCCTTTCCGTAGTAGTGGTAAGCACGTTTATAGCGGCGGCAATTGAATTAACCAAGATTATATTCAGGGAGGCGGTTTAAGGTGGAACACCCATATCTATTTCTCACTTCATTATTTAGTTTGTTTGGTATAGAAGACTGGGCAGGGGCCCATCCTCATGTTACTTACATGTGGCTTGCAATGATTCTTCTCGTAATTTTCGGCTGGATTGGCGGCAAAAGTGTTGCCCTCGTACCCAAGACCGTTCAAAATGTTTTCGAAGTTATTATTTCCGGGCTCGAAGAGTTCATGGTCGGTATTACCGGTGAAGAGGGAAGAGATTCCTATCCGTTGTTATTAACTGTTTTCCTGTTTGTTCTTCTGGGCAACCTGTTCGGTTTGGTTCCCGGGTTCTATCCGCCTACAGCATCCATTAACACCACGGTTGCATTGGCCGTCATCGTTGTGGCATGGAGTCATGTCATCGGCGTCAAAAAACACGGTGCAAAATACATTAAACATTTCCTGGGACCCGTACCGGCTCTTATGCCGTTGTTCCTTGTTATTGAAATTATCGGCCATCTGGCACGGGTTCTTTCCCTCACCTTGCGTCTCTTCGGCAATATGATGGGTCATGAGCTGGTTGTGGGTATCCTTCTGATGCTGGCCGGCCCCTTCCTGGTGCCCCTTCCCATCATGGCAATGGGTATCCTGGTCTCTTTAATTCAGGCCATCGTATTCTTCTTGCTGCCGACCATGTATATTGCCGGCGCCATCGAAGAGGCACATTAAATTTAACGAATTAAGCTTTTTTTACGGGATTTTGGAAGAAGCCCGTTTGTTTATAATACTTTATTAAAGGAGTAAATCTCATGGAATTTCTCGTAGGTAGTGTCTGGGCGGCAGGTTTTGCCATCGGTATCGCTGCATTTGGTTGCGGCATTGGTCAGGGTCTTGGTTTGAATGGTGCTATGTCTGGTATCTCCAGAAACCCTGAAGCAGCTGGTAAAATCCAGGTGAACATGCTGATCGGTCTTGCTTTGATCGAATCTCTTTGTATCTATGCATTGGTTGTTGCGATGATCCTTCTGTTCGTTCATCCTGCAATCGCTCCTGCTGTTGCTGCACTCGGCGGACATTAATACGCAGTTTAACGATACATTCGTTTAAAAAAGGGGCGCCTTCTGATGAAGGCGCCCCTTTTGTTTTTTCTTGCATGGATGCGAACGACCTGATATTATTTGTTCCAAGATATTTAATCTCTTCAATAACAACTGATAAGAAAATTTGTGTAAAAGAGACAGGCCTTTTAATTGTCGCTGTAGGCTTAGTCTGGGACCTGATATGTCAGGTCGGCCACAGGGTTTTATTTGACAGTTCCGACGTGTAGTTAAATTAATTTCTTAATTTTTTAAATTTGAGCATGGTATTAACAAACCAAAGGCCGCATGGTCGTTTAACTATATCAATTCGCGGGAGGAAACCTAATG contains:
- the atpB gene encoding F0F1 ATP synthase subunit A; the protein is MEHPYLFLTSLFSLFGIEDWAGAHPHVTYMWLAMILLVIFGWIGGKSVALVPKTVQNVFEVIISGLEEFMVGITGEEGRDSYPLLLTVFLFVLLGNLFGLVPGFYPPTASINTTVALAVIVVAWSHVIGVKKHGAKYIKHFLGPVPALMPLFLVIEIIGHLARVLSLTLRLFGNMMGHELVVGILLMLAGPFLVPLPIMAMGILVSLIQAIVFFLLPTMYIAGAIEEAH
- the atpE gene encoding ATP synthase F0 subunit C, which codes for MEFLVGSVWAAGFAIGIAAFGCGIGQGLGLNGAMSGISRNPEAAGKIQVNMLIGLALIESLCIYALVVAMILLFVHPAIAPAVAALGGH
- a CDS encoding AtpZ/AtpI family protein translates to MAEKDKGSTFRELGYFASLGISVALAIVIGLALGYWLDTVFGTKPILLLVGLAFGIAAGFSNIIRAGKKAEKY
- a CDS encoding ATP synthase subunit I, with product MEELEKIVNFITRTNWIVFLVSSLGALLLASPKMHLGVFLGGLIVTVNFHVLKNTVTKNINQKRVLEKGKSLIGALLVKYYLRFALTAVIIFMLIANRIVHPAGLLIGLSVVVVSTFIAAAIELTKIIFREAV